The following are from one region of the Desulfovibrio sp. Fe33 genome:
- a CDS encoding PEP/pyruvate-binding domain-containing protein, whose translation MGLFDWLRFRKKEKTPEERAEMRRVFATRYDHFRLLIQANTRAHELMGELEEALRGFTPYGMHFVRTLCTRISTSIYQMVRHLGELEEKGHDDLVAAMQAINERIMEELEPDVHAVGGELVIDLAEVNRDHADLCGPKMAMLGEAGSNLGLRIPSGFVITVAAYQQFARNQGLGAEIDRLIQTMAGDDRESVFQISSSIMQLIMDTRLPDDLAATILDAYDNLAAKLGSPPDLAVRSSALGEDIEGSSFAGQYRSVLNVDRASLLDAYKEVVASKYSRQAMAYRLSHGIRDDDVAMSVGCMTMVESVVGGVAYSGNPVNVRDDRISISSVWGLPKPVVDGTAGTDEFIVSRDPLRLEEVHVAEKTDMYVCSDGEGVCREKLTEDKASQPSLTEEQALLVARETVRIEEHFGTPQDIEWAMSPDGAFHLLQCRPLMRVSSGEHSTPSANLPKPVLSGGKTASPGVGVGPAFVVRKDVDALSFPDGGVMILRQALPSRAALLDRASALISEQGGMAGHLANVAREFGVPALFGVKGAVSRFENGRILTVDAEGRAVYEGAVEALLKEHTRQRIMRGSPVQGALRKAARHIVRLNLTNPESPEFKPSNCRTLHDVMRYCHERAVNVMFEFGTHDDYIEAASRQLICDVPKQFWILNLDDGFSPEGQERKDRCILLEHIVSYPMQKLWEGMQAVPWEGPPPVHGRGLMSVMFEATMNPDLVPSTGTRYTQKNYFMVSKNYCSLQSRFGFHFCGVEALVGDRVSENYASFQFKGGAANMERRIRRARFVGDLLEMFDFRVRVRQDNMFARVEGLDRETMGHRLKIIGYLITHTRQLDMIMSDESAIARRRDRFLNDFKLFDDPPAEGE comes from the coding sequence ATGGGCCTGTTCGATTGGCTGCGGTTCCGGAAAAAGGAAAAGACCCCCGAGGAGCGGGCCGAGATGCGCCGCGTCTTCGCCACCCGCTACGACCACTTCCGGCTGCTCATCCAGGCCAACACCCGCGCCCATGAACTCATGGGCGAGCTGGAGGAGGCCCTCCGAGGCTTCACCCCCTACGGGATGCATTTCGTGCGGACTCTGTGCACGCGCATTTCCACATCCATCTACCAGATGGTTCGCCACCTGGGCGAGCTGGAGGAGAAGGGCCACGATGATCTTGTGGCGGCCATGCAGGCCATCAACGAGCGCATCATGGAGGAGCTGGAGCCCGACGTCCATGCCGTGGGCGGCGAGCTGGTCATCGACCTGGCCGAGGTCAACCGCGACCACGCCGACCTGTGCGGCCCCAAGATGGCCATGCTCGGCGAGGCCGGGTCCAACCTCGGGCTGCGCATTCCTTCCGGCTTCGTCATCACCGTGGCCGCCTATCAACAATTTGCCCGGAACCAGGGGCTCGGCGCCGAGATCGATCGGCTTATTCAGACCATGGCCGGGGACGACCGGGAGTCCGTTTTCCAGATTTCGTCGAGCATCATGCAGCTCATCATGGATACCCGGCTGCCCGACGATCTTGCCGCGACCATACTGGACGCCTACGACAACCTGGCCGCGAAGCTCGGTTCGCCTCCGGATTTGGCCGTGCGGTCAAGCGCGCTCGGCGAGGATATCGAAGGTTCTTCCTTCGCAGGGCAATACAGGTCGGTGCTCAACGTGGACCGCGCTTCCTTGCTCGATGCCTACAAGGAAGTCGTCGCCTCCAAGTACTCCCGCCAGGCCATGGCCTACCGGCTCAGCCACGGCATCCGCGACGACGATGTGGCCATGAGCGTCGGCTGCATGACCATGGTGGAGTCCGTTGTCGGCGGCGTGGCGTATTCGGGCAATCCGGTGAACGTGCGCGACGATCGCATCTCCATCAGTTCGGTCTGGGGACTGCCCAAGCCTGTCGTGGACGGCACCGCCGGAACCGACGAATTCATTGTCTCCCGCGATCCCCTTCGTCTGGAAGAGGTGCATGTGGCCGAGAAAACCGACATGTACGTCTGTAGCGACGGCGAGGGCGTATGCCGGGAGAAGCTTACAGAAGATAAGGCCTCCCAGCCTTCCCTGACCGAGGAGCAGGCCTTGCTCGTGGCGCGTGAAACCGTGCGCATCGAGGAGCATTTCGGCACGCCCCAGGATATCGAGTGGGCCATGAGCCCGGACGGGGCCTTTCATCTACTCCAGTGCCGTCCGCTCATGCGTGTCTCCTCGGGCGAGCACAGCACGCCGTCGGCCAACCTGCCCAAACCAGTACTCTCCGGCGGCAAGACCGCCAGCCCCGGCGTGGGCGTGGGACCGGCTTTCGTCGTGCGCAAGGATGTGGACGCTCTCAGCTTCCCCGACGGCGGCGTAATGATCCTGCGCCAGGCTCTGCCCAGCCGGGCGGCCCTTCTCGATCGCGCCAGCGCGCTCATTTCCGAACAGGGCGGCATGGCCGGACATCTGGCCAACGTGGCCCGCGAGTTCGGCGTCCCGGCCCTGTTCGGGGTCAAAGGCGCCGTCAGCCGTTTCGAGAACGGCCGGATTCTCACCGTGGATGCGGAGGGAAGGGCCGTGTACGAAGGCGCGGTGGAGGCCTTGCTCAAGGAGCATACCCGGCAGCGGATCATGCGCGGCAGTCCGGTGCAGGGCGCTCTGCGCAAGGCGGCCCGCCACATTGTCCGTCTCAATCTGACCAACCCGGAATCCCCGGAATTCAAGCCCTCCAACTGCCGGACCCTGCATGACGTCATGCGTTACTGTCACGAGCGGGCCGTGAACGTCATGTTCGAGTTCGGCACTCACGACGACTACATCGAAGCCGCCAGCCGCCAGCTCATCTGCGACGTGCCCAAACAATTCTGGATTCTCAATCTGGACGACGGATTCTCCCCCGAAGGCCAGGAGCGCAAGGACCGCTGCATTCTTCTGGAGCACATAGTTTCCTACCCCATGCAAAAGTTATGGGAGGGGATGCAGGCCGTGCCGTGGGAAGGCCCTCCGCCGGTCCACGGCCGAGGACTCATGTCGGTCATGTTCGAGGCCACCATGAACCCGGACCTCGTCCCGTCCACCGGGACCCGCTACACGCAGAAGAACTATTTCATGGTCTCCAAGAATTACTGTTCCCTGCAATCGCGCTTCGGCTTTCATTTCTGCGGCGTCGAGGCCCTTGTGGGCGACCGGGTTAGCGAAAACTATGCTTCCTTCCAGTTCAAGGGCGGGGCCGCCAACATGGAACGGCGCATCCGTCGCGCCCGTTTCGTAGGCGATCTCCTGGAAATGTTCGACTTCCGCGTTCGCGTTCGTCAGGACAACATGTTCGCCCGCGTGGAAGGGCTCGATCGGGAAACCATGGGCCATCGACTCAAGATCATCGGCTACCTCATTACCCATACCCGCCAACTCGACATGATTATGTCGGACGAAAGCGCTATCGCCCGCCGCCGAGATCGGTTTCTTAACGACTTCAAGCTGTTCGACGATCCGCCCGCTGAAGGGGAGTAA
- a CDS encoding response regulator, with amino-acid sequence MVDTPIRVLLVDDELGFLDVLAKRMGKRGYAVTTAGSGAESIRVLRDHDFDVAVLDLKLEDMDGIEVLQIMKKMVPELPVIMLTGHGSEQAAREGVESGAFDYLLKPCDLDDLLEKVGEAVAG; translated from the coding sequence ATGGTTGATACGCCCATCCGCGTCCTTCTGGTCGACGACGAGCTCGGCTTTCTCGATGTGCTGGCCAAGCGCATGGGCAAGCGGGGCTATGCGGTTACGACCGCGGGCAGCGGGGCCGAATCCATCCGGGTGCTCCGGGACCATGATTTTGATGTTGCAGTCCTTGATCTCAAGCTTGAAGATATGGACGGTATCGAGGTTTTGCAGATAATGAAGAAAATGGTGCCGGAACTGCCGGTCATCATGCTTACCGGCCACGGTTCGGAGCAGGCCGCCAGGGAAGGCGTCGAGTCCGGCGCCTTCGACTACCTGCTCAAGCCGTGTGATTTGGACGACCTCCTCGAAAAGGTCGGGGAGGCCGTGGCCGGTTAG
- the tmcB gene encoding electron transfer complex ferredoxin TmcB, whose translation MSHIADRIISDVGLEAGVAALTTEKIEEVVNRTLKGETGAKLRAYKETCMRCGLCSQGCHFYMSHDADPSYSPVNKASKTMYELMDKKGKVSPQRIYEMAQMAYTECNLCKRCAHYCPIGIDTGYIMSMVRRICYLLDVVPQYIRDTAHSHASTMNQMWVKDDEWIDSLQWQEDEARDEFPDLRIPLDKEGAEIYYSVIAPEPKFRTQLIYQAAAIMNAAGVDWTMPSHPGWDNSDMCMFVGDYENMGRLKRAHYESAQKLRVKRIVMGECGHAFRSVYDMGNRWLGHKKMPVPVIHAIDFYWELINEGKIKITHQYENPVTIQDPCNIIRGRGLMDKLRDVVHFLCKEVVEMTPNREHNYCCCAGGGVINCGPPFKKTRMTGNRVKAEQLKATGVHDIVIPCHNCHGGIEDIIGYYDLGMHGKFISDIIYELMEKPEV comes from the coding sequence ATGAGTCACATTGCTGACAGAATCATATCCGACGTCGGCCTTGAAGCAGGCGTCGCCGCGCTGACCACCGAGAAAATCGAAGAGGTGGTCAACCGGACTCTCAAAGGTGAAACCGGCGCCAAACTCCGGGCCTACAAAGAAACATGCATGAGGTGCGGCCTGTGTTCGCAGGGCTGCCACTTCTACATGTCCCACGATGCCGATCCGAGCTACTCGCCCGTGAACAAGGCTAGCAAGACCATGTACGAGCTGATGGACAAGAAGGGCAAGGTCTCGCCCCAGCGCATCTACGAAATGGCCCAGATGGCCTACACCGAGTGCAACCTCTGCAAACGGTGCGCCCACTACTGCCCCATCGGCATCGACACCGGCTACATCATGTCCATGGTGCGCCGCATCTGCTACCTGCTGGACGTGGTCCCGCAGTACATCCGCGACACCGCCCACTCCCACGCCTCGACCATGAACCAGATGTGGGTCAAGGACGACGAGTGGATCGACTCCCTGCAGTGGCAGGAGGACGAGGCCCGCGACGAGTTCCCGGACCTGCGCATCCCCCTGGACAAGGAAGGGGCCGAAATCTACTACTCCGTCATCGCCCCGGAACCCAAGTTCCGGACCCAGCTCATCTACCAGGCCGCGGCCATCATGAACGCGGCCGGCGTGGATTGGACCATGCCTTCCCATCCGGGCTGGGACAACTCGGACATGTGCATGTTCGTCGGCGACTACGAAAATATGGGCCGCCTCAAACGCGCCCACTACGAATCCGCCCAGAAGCTGCGCGTCAAGCGCATCGTCATGGGTGAATGCGGCCACGCCTTCCGCTCCGTCTACGACATGGGCAACCGCTGGCTCGGCCACAAGAAGATGCCGGTTCCGGTCATCCACGCCATCGACTTCTACTGGGAACTGATCAACGAAGGCAAAATCAAGATCACCCACCAGTACGAAAACCCGGTGACCATTCAGGACCCGTGCAACATCATCCGCGGCCGAGGCCTCATGGACAAGCTCCGCGACGTGGTCCACTTCCTGTGCAAGGAAGTGGTCGAAATGACCCCCAACCGCGAGCACAACTACTGCTGTTGCGCAGGCGGCGGCGTCATCAACTGCGGGCCGCCGTTCAAGAAGACCCGCATGACCGGCAACCGCGTCAAAGCCGAACAGCTCAAGGCGACCGGCGTGCACGACATCGTCATTCCGTGCCACAACTGTCACGGCGGCATCGAAGACATCATCGGTTACTATGATCTCGGGATGCACGGTAAGTTCATCAGCGACATCATCTACGAACTGATGGAAAAACCGGAAGTCTAG
- a CDS encoding sensor histidine kinase translates to MSDDHYYQGLARSMMFTIILVSFAPLFIVVLIAGYQYSVAYEEKVEAHLRELVLKHDQTIDAYLDEKVSEIRVLAEVIDLGGLASPEGIKSLHDALGRGHGSDFVDLGLIDENGIQVAYSGPFQLQGLDYSGEPWFQAVRENMVHVSDVGLGMRGVPHFIIALRMRADGREWVLRTTLDFITFNRLVENIRIGETGMAYIINLQGEFQTTPHRDMSAEVPFLRELARSISGSADQVRGKAAMAVMDNPATGRETIFVTSQIKGGDWLMVYQQDSADAFATLNRSRDLAIVILFIGGAAISVMACLMSRRMARKVARADAAKDIMNEQFIEAGKLASVGELAAGIAHEINNPVAIMVEEAGWIQDLLEEGLSRGDNEREVQRALNQIRTQGARCKEITHKLLSFARKIDPTVMSVDLNELIREIAELSSQRAKYANVVIETSLGDNIAPIKASPSEMQQVFLNLVNNAIDAMDPGGGSLDISTRQEGDTVLALVSDTGSGIPEANLSRIFDPFFTTKPVGKGTGLGLSIIYGIINKMGGNISVDSAVGRGTTFTLRLPAGAAGDAEEFAAVRM, encoded by the coding sequence ATGTCCGACGACCATTATTACCAGGGTTTGGCCAGGAGCATGATGTTCACCATCATCCTGGTTTCCTTCGCTCCTCTTTTCATCGTCGTGCTCATCGCCGGGTACCAGTACAGCGTCGCCTACGAAGAGAAGGTCGAGGCGCATCTGCGGGAACTGGTCCTCAAACATGACCAGACCATCGATGCCTACCTGGACGAGAAGGTTTCCGAAATTCGGGTGCTGGCCGAGGTCATCGATCTCGGCGGCCTGGCCTCGCCGGAAGGGATCAAGTCCCTGCACGACGCGCTCGGCCGGGGGCACGGCTCGGATTTCGTGGACCTGGGGCTCATCGACGAGAACGGCATCCAGGTCGCCTATTCCGGCCCGTTCCAACTTCAGGGGCTGGACTATTCCGGCGAGCCGTGGTTCCAGGCCGTGCGCGAGAACATGGTTCACGTCAGCGACGTGGGGCTGGGAATGCGCGGCGTGCCGCATTTCATCATCGCCCTGCGTATGCGGGCCGACGGCCGCGAATGGGTCCTGCGCACCACGCTGGACTTCATTACCTTCAACCGGCTGGTGGAAAATATCCGTATCGGCGAGACGGGCATGGCCTATATCATCAATTTGCAGGGCGAGTTCCAGACCACCCCGCATCGGGACATGTCCGCCGAGGTCCCGTTCCTGCGCGAACTCGCCCGGTCCATCTCCGGGAGCGCCGATCAGGTGCGCGGCAAGGCCGCAATGGCCGTCATGGACAATCCCGCCACGGGCCGCGAGACCATCTTCGTGACCAGCCAGATCAAGGGCGGCGACTGGCTTATGGTCTACCAGCAGGATTCGGCCGACGCCTTCGCCACTCTGAACCGTAGCCGTGATCTCGCCATCGTCATCCTGTTCATCGGAGGCGCGGCCATCTCGGTCATGGCGTGCCTCATGAGCCGCCGGATGGCCCGCAAGGTCGCCCGGGCGGACGCGGCCAAAGACATCATGAACGAGCAGTTCATCGAGGCTGGCAAGCTGGCCAGCGTGGGCGAGCTGGCGGCGGGCATCGCGCACGAGATCAACAACCCCGTGGCCATCATGGTCGAGGAGGCGGGCTGGATTCAGGACTTGCTCGAGGAGGGGCTCTCCAGGGGCGACAACGAGCGCGAGGTCCAGCGGGCGCTCAACCAGATCCGCACCCAGGGCGCGCGTTGCAAGGAAATCACCCACAAGCTTCTTTCATTTGCCCGCAAGATCGATCCCACGGTCATGTCCGTGGACCTCAACGAACTGATCCGGGAGATAGCCGAGCTGTCCTCCCAGCGGGCCAAGTACGCCAACGTGGTCATCGAGACCAGCCTGGGCGACAACATCGCGCCCATCAAGGCGAGTCCTTCCGAAATGCAGCAGGTGTTCCTCAACCTGGTCAACAACGCCATCGACGCCATGGACCCGGGCGGGGGTAGCCTGGACATCAGCACCCGCCAGGAAGGCGACACGGTGCTGGCCCTGGTGTCGGACACCGGGTCCGGCATTCCCGAGGCCAACCTGTCGCGTATCTTCGATCCGTTTTTCACCACCAAACCCGTGGGCAAGGGGACCGGTCTGGGCCTGTCCATCATCTACGGGATCATCAACAAGATGGGCGGCAACATTTCGGTGGACTCCGCCGTGGGCAGGGGCACCACCTTCACCCTCCGTCTGCCGGCCGGCGCGGCTGGGGACGCCGAGGAATTTGCGGCCGTACGGATGTAA
- a CDS encoding response regulator: MPARVLLVDDEKGFVDTMTKRLESRGFTVGVAYDGPQALAALDKAGINFDVVVLDVKMPGMDGNEVLKRIRGDYPLVEVIMLTGHATVESAIEGMKAGAFDYMMKPCELSELIDKIGEAYDKKQAHEDKILEARARHIELRRGD; the protein is encoded by the coding sequence ATGCCTGCTAGAGTATTGCTCGTCGATGACGAGAAAGGGTTCGTGGATACCATGACCAAGCGCCTTGAGAGCCGCGGCTTCACCGTGGGCGTGGCCTATGACGGGCCGCAAGCCCTGGCCGCGCTGGACAAGGCCGGAATAAACTTCGATGTGGTCGTCCTGGACGTCAAGATGCCGGGAATGGACGGCAACGAAGTGCTTAAGCGCATCAGGGGAGATTATCCCCTTGTTGAGGTCATCATGCTCACCGGCCACGCCACCGTGGAATCGGCCATCGAGGGCATGAAGGCCGGGGCCTTCGACTACATGATGAAGCCGTGCGAACTGAGCGAGCTCATCGACAAGATCGGCGAAGCCTACGACAAGAAACAGGCGCACGAGGACAAAATCCTCGAAGCCCGCGCCCGGCACATCGAGTTGCGCAGGGGAGACTAG
- a CDS encoding DUF748 domain-containing protein: MLAFLDKIEIGTPRLRRIVFWLLTAFAAYTLFGFFAVPPIMKSVLTSQARSILDREAQVEEIYFNPLNFHLEITGLRVKNREEEGDLISLGHMMAAPGIATIWKLAPVIGYLKLDDLNVNLTFYGNGRYSISDLLGTPEDAEEQKEEGAIFPFALYGFEMTNSTITFDDRPREKKHVISDINLVVPFTSSFTDQVKEFTQPMFKAVVNGDPVELKGKTLPFDKTLQTEFELGAVDVDLRQYWKYVPIKTPLQLSKGRFTSDFSLFFERPEGQRIRFFLGGGGSLTDLELTTPGDGSVLTMKKLSFEMERFSLRDNALVVKQVTMEQPFFKVVRRDGGEINWAGYFPGSQAGATGPKVKTEADTDAAFVLDLRKFELNNGTIDFTDKQVKNGFQHTFRQLDIDVEGLTTRAAQTTVVKGSFGEKGFIYINGEATVDPPTAKLTLSGKDLDVPLYGPYINEFQPLLVDSGSLGFSVNIDYRDADGAPQLTVQNGTASLAGLAVRKPEAEEPSFTMDTLNVSGASLDLAAREIGVAEIKLTAPSVKVIREKDGRLDLEKIFADMGQTAEDSPADEVKTEGNGESQEPWKATLGHLVVEEGAADFRDLALEHPARLGVRNFKLDMADFTTEKGAQMPYSLSGGWSGGGWFSANGRASLDPLASSGGIRVDKLGLRPLDGYLAEDTELLISDGAAHANISYAFTGGETPKYTARGDTALTGLKVKTTFDDAEMAGIDRLDVKGVTFANAPMSLSVGEINLNGPRALVHFDKDGRLNIRRALRLAEPPQPPADSAAAGPDAPAPVPPAEVAAIEAKTEAEAAEEKPFFETLTVGKIGMQNGSVKFRDDSIHPAYATETTDMNLVLTDIGQTAEARPKVEFKAKLGPTPVAVTGVLNPLVRPIYSDLTISVNGMELVPLTPYTLKNLAYPIEKGRLYADVIFKTEDWVLNAKNKFFIEQLKLGKKDKRPDAPNIPVEFGLSLLQDSNGDMQLNLPVSGRLDDPNFRIGGIVFQAIINLLFKALTSPFSLIGSIFGGGENMDFVVFDPGRAALSAQGTEKLDTVVKALTERPKLKLEVDGVYDPVADTNGLVQAILEHKVRQAKYDDLPRSKRAETTVDAIVVAPEEYEDMLYEAYADEPDEEGVKPTTLFVTDRQPVDVMEKFIRDRIVVTDEMLRELALRRANAVKQYVITGNPDLTDRVFLLDRDTKPEGKTGVPKHRADLGID, translated from the coding sequence ATGCTCGCTTTCCTCGACAAAATCGAAATAGGCACTCCGCGCCTGCGACGGATTGTTTTCTGGCTGCTGACCGCGTTCGCCGCCTATACCCTGTTCGGCTTCTTCGCCGTGCCGCCAATCATGAAATCCGTCCTGACCTCGCAAGCCCGAAGCATCCTCGACCGGGAAGCGCAGGTGGAGGAAATCTATTTCAACCCGCTCAACTTCCACCTGGAGATCACCGGGCTGCGCGTCAAGAACCGCGAGGAGGAAGGCGACCTTATCTCCCTGGGCCACATGATGGCCGCGCCCGGCATCGCCACCATCTGGAAACTGGCGCCGGTCATCGGCTATCTCAAGCTGGACGACCTGAATGTAAACCTGACCTTCTACGGGAACGGCCGATATTCCATCTCCGACCTCCTGGGCACCCCGGAAGACGCCGAAGAGCAAAAGGAAGAGGGAGCTATTTTCCCCTTCGCCCTCTACGGCTTCGAGATGACCAACTCGACCATCACCTTCGACGACCGCCCCCGCGAAAAAAAGCACGTCATATCCGACATCAACCTGGTGGTCCCGTTTACGTCGAGCTTCACGGACCAGGTCAAGGAATTCACCCAGCCCATGTTCAAGGCGGTGGTCAACGGCGACCCCGTGGAACTCAAAGGCAAGACCCTGCCCTTCGACAAGACCCTGCAAACGGAATTCGAGCTGGGGGCCGTGGATGTGGATTTGCGCCAATACTGGAAGTACGTCCCCATCAAGACTCCGCTCCAGTTGAGCAAGGGCCGGTTCACTTCGGATTTCTCCCTGTTCTTCGAACGGCCCGAGGGCCAGCGGATCAGGTTCTTCCTCGGCGGCGGCGGCAGCCTTACCGATCTGGAGCTGACCACCCCCGGCGACGGTTCCGTCCTCACCATGAAGAAACTCTCCTTCGAGATGGAGCGTTTTTCCTTGAGAGACAACGCCCTGGTCGTCAAGCAGGTGACCATGGAGCAGCCGTTTTTCAAGGTCGTGCGCCGGGACGGCGGCGAAATCAATTGGGCGGGATATTTCCCCGGCTCCCAGGCCGGGGCCACCGGCCCCAAGGTCAAGACGGAAGCGGACACGGACGCCGCCTTCGTTCTGGACCTGCGTAAATTCGAACTGAACAACGGCACCATTGATTTCACCGACAAGCAGGTCAAAAACGGCTTCCAACACACCTTCCGGCAGCTCGACATCGATGTGGAGGGGCTGACCACCCGCGCCGCTCAGACCACCGTGGTCAAGGGTTCCTTCGGGGAAAAGGGCTTCATCTACATCAACGGCGAGGCCACCGTGGACCCGCCGACGGCCAAACTGACCCTTTCCGGCAAGGACCTGGACGTGCCCCTTTACGGTCCCTACATCAATGAATTCCAGCCGTTGCTGGTGGATTCCGGTTCCCTCGGCTTTTCCGTGAACATCGACTACCGCGATGCCGACGGCGCTCCGCAACTGACCGTGCAAAACGGAACCGCCAGCCTGGCGGGCCTGGCCGTACGCAAGCCGGAAGCCGAGGAGCCGAGCTTCACCATGGACACGCTGAACGTATCGGGCGCGTCTCTCGATCTGGCGGCCCGCGAAATCGGCGTGGCCGAGATCAAACTGACCGCGCCCTCGGTCAAAGTGATACGGGAAAAGGACGGCCGACTGGACCTGGAAAAGATTTTCGCGGACATGGGCCAAACGGCCGAAGACTCTCCCGCCGACGAGGTGAAGACGGAAGGGAACGGCGAAAGCCAAGAACCCTGGAAGGCCACCCTGGGCCACCTCGTGGTGGAGGAGGGAGCCGCCGACTTCCGCGACCTGGCCCTGGAGCACCCTGCCCGGCTTGGAGTGCGCAACTTCAAACTGGACATGGCCGATTTCACGACGGAAAAGGGCGCGCAAATGCCCTACTCCCTGAGCGGAGGCTGGTCCGGCGGGGGTTGGTTTTCCGCCAACGGCCGGGCCTCCCTGGACCCGCTCGCCTCCTCGGGCGGTATACGGGTCGACAAGCTCGGCCTCAGGCCGCTGGACGGCTACCTGGCCGAGGACACCGAACTGCTGATCTCGGACGGCGCGGCCCACGCCAACATCTCCTATGCGTTCACCGGGGGCGAGACACCGAAGTACACGGCCAGGGGCGACACGGCCCTGACCGGGCTCAAGGTCAAGACCACCTTCGACGACGCCGAAATGGCGGGCATCGACCGCCTGGACGTCAAGGGCGTCACCTTCGCCAATGCCCCCATGTCCCTGTCCGTGGGCGAAATCAACCTGAACGGCCCGCGCGCCCTGGTGCACTTCGACAAGGACGGCAGACTGAACATACGGCGCGCCCTGCGCCTGGCCGAGCCCCCGCAGCCGCCCGCCGATTCCGCAGCGGCCGGACCCGACGCGCCGGCCCCGGTTCCCCCGGCCGAGGTCGCGGCCATCGAGGCGAAGACCGAAGCCGAAGCCGCCGAGGAGAAGCCGTTTTTCGAAACCCTGACCGTGGGCAAAATCGGTATGCAGAACGGCTCGGTCAAATTCCGAGACGACAGCATCCACCCGGCCTATGCCACGGAGACCACGGACATGAACCTTGTCCTGACCGACATCGGCCAGACCGCGGAGGCGCGTCCCAAGGTGGAATTCAAGGCCAAACTCGGCCCGACGCCCGTGGCGGTCACCGGCGTGCTCAACCCCCTGGTCAGGCCGATCTACTCCGATCTGACCATTTCGGTGAACGGCATGGAGCTGGTTCCCCTGACCCCGTACACCCTCAAGAACCTGGCCTACCCCATAGAAAAGGGGCGGCTATACGCGGACGTGATATTCAAGACCGAGGACTGGGTCCTCAACGCCAAGAACAAGTTCTTCATCGAGCAGCTCAAGCTGGGCAAGAAGGACAAACGGCCCGACGCGCCCAACATCCCGGTCGAGTTCGGCCTATCCCTGCTCCAGGACTCCAACGGCGACATGCAGCTCAACCTGCCCGTCTCCGGAAGGCTGGACGACCCGAACTTCCGCATCGGCGGCATCGTGTTCCAGGCCATCATCAACCTGCTCTTCAAGGCCCTGACATCGCCGTTTTCCCTTATCGGCTCCATATTCGGAGGCGGGGAAAACATGGATTTCGTAGTCTTCGATCCGGGCCGGGCAGCATTGAGCGCGCAGGGCACGGAGAAGCTCGACACGGTCGTCAAGGCTCTTACGGAACGCCCAAAGCTCAAGCTTGAAGTGGATGGGGTTTACGACCCCGTCGCCGACACGAACGGCTTGGTTCAGGCCATTCTCGAACACAAGGTCAGGCAGGCCAAATACGACGACCTGCCGCGCTCCAAGCGGGCCGAGACCACGGTTGACGCAATCGTCGTCGCCCCGGAAGAATACGAGGACATGCTTTATGAGGCGTACGCCGACGAGCCGGACGAGGAAGGCGTCAAGCCCACCACCCTGTTCGTCACTGACCGGCAGCCCGTGGACGTCATGGAAAAGTTCATCCGCGACAGGATCGTCGTGACGGACGAGATGCTCCGTGAACTGGCCTTGCGGCGGGCCAACGCCGTCAAGCAGTACGTCATCACCGGCAATCCGGACCTGACTGACCGCGTCTTCCTCCTCGACCGCGACACCAAACCCGAGGGCAAGACCGGCGTGCCGAAACACCGGGCGGACCTGGGCATCGACTAA
- the tmcA gene encoding acidic tetraheme cytochrome c3 TmcA: MKKNTFTLAASMLTVILLVVAYMAPTAFSQDDMTEVPADGFAKLERPRVPFVHDAHNEKAGLDDCVVCHHSKNDDGTQNLEESSEGEPCSSCHAEVRDDGGTPLMRAYHLQCQGCHENEGKGPVACGECHVK, translated from the coding sequence ATGAAAAAGAACACCTTCACGCTTGCGGCCTCCATGCTGACCGTCATCCTGCTGGTCGTCGCCTACATGGCCCCCACGGCCTTTTCCCAGGACGACATGACCGAGGTGCCCGCCGACGGCTTCGCCAAGCTCGAACGCCCCCGCGTGCCCTTTGTCCATGATGCCCACAACGAAAAGGCCGGCCTGGACGACTGTGTGGTCTGCCACCACTCCAAAAACGACGACGGCACCCAGAACCTCGAAGAATCCTCCGAGGGCGAGCCCTGTAGCTCCTGCCACGCCGAAGTCCGCGACGATGGCGGCACCCCGCTCATGCGTGCCTACCACCTGCAATGCCAGGGCTGTCACGAAAATGAAGGCAAAGGCCCCGTCGCCTGCGGCGAATGCCACGTAAAGTAG
- a CDS encoding response regulator yields the protein MADIKALLVDDEESFRNTLCKRLSRRGMTVEQAGSGEEALERLKTYQPDVILLDVKMPGMDGLTALHKIKEVDPLVEVVMLTGHASMEIAIRGMELGAFDYLMKPVEFEELLYKLEDASSRKKRHEERIAARAKS from the coding sequence ATGGCCGACATAAAAGCGCTCCTTGTGGACGACGAGGAATCTTTTCGCAACACGCTGTGCAAGCGGCTTTCCCGCCGGGGGATGACCGTGGAGCAGGCGGGCTCGGGCGAGGAGGCCCTGGAACGCCTCAAGACCTACCAGCCGGACGTAATCCTGCTCGACGTCAAGATGCCCGGCATGGACGGACTGACCGCCCTGCACAAAATCAAGGAAGTCGATCCGCTGGTGGAGGTGGTCATGCTTACCGGCCACGCCAGCATGGAGATAGCCATTCGGGGCATGGAACTAGGAGCTTTCGACTACCTGATGAAGCCGGTGGAGTTCGAGGAGTTGCTCTACAAGCTCGAAGACGCCTCCAGCCGAAAGAAGCGGCATGAGGAGCGCATCGCGGCCCGGGCGAAGAGTTAG